The following coding sequences lie in one Acropora palmata chromosome 3, jaAcrPala1.3, whole genome shotgun sequence genomic window:
- the LOC141877525 gene encoding beta-1,3-galactosyltransferase 5-like: protein MNQEIVSVQHRSSLTTRTACQQHYFLLILVASAPAYFDRRRDIRQTWASDSSINPRWKTIFMLGQTRNSNHSKQLLREEAYYGDLIRADYFEDYWNQTLKIEMGFEWAAKYCNFTFLLKADDDVFVNTPALLSLLDNTKTPKTGLYLGHLYKHPRVQRKGKWLVTQEEYNETHYPDFCAGPGYILSQDVIVSFVNIFNNISKFRIDDVYVGMLAKEAGVIPRHHAGFQTPPYVSRTCVLLTDTVVRHSAVGSCLRDLFRKAMPALNATAVKN, encoded by the coding sequence ATGAATCAAGAAATTGTCAGTGTTCAACATAGGAGTTCATTGACAACTCGAACAGCTTGTCAACAACACTACTTTCTACTAATTCTTGTGGCTTCTGCTCCAGCTTATTTCGACAGGCGGAGAGATATCCGCCAAACATGGGCCTCTGACAGTTCAATAAATCCTCGCTGGAAGACAATCTTCATGCTTGGACAAACACGGAATAGCAACCATTCCAAACAGCTATTGAGGGAGGAAGCATACTATGGCGATTTGATTCGAGCCGACTATTTCGAGGACTACTGGAATCAAACGCTAAAGATAGAGATGGGATTTGAATGGGCCGCTAAATATTGCAATTTTACTTTTCTACTCAAAGCTGACGATGATGTGTTTGTGAATACTCCAGCTCTGCTCTCACTCTTGGATAATACCAAAACACCGAAAACAGGTCTGTATCTTGGACATTTATACAAACACCCTCGCgttcaaagaaaaggaaaatggcTGGTAACCCAAGAGGAGTACAATGAAACACATTATCCAGACTTTTGTGCTGGTCCAGGCTATATTTTATCACAAGATGTGATTGTATCCTTCGTGAACATTTTCAACAATATATCTAAGTTCAGGATTGACGATGTATATGTGGGAATGTTGGCGAAAGAAGCCGGGGTGATTCCTCGGCACCACGCTGGATTCCAAACACCGCCATATGTATCCAGGACGTGTGTCTTATTAACTGATACAGTTGTTAGACATTCGGCTGTTGGCAGTTGTTTGCGTGACCTTTTCAGAAAGGCGATGCCGGCCTTAAATGCAACAGCTGTAAAAAATTAG